A window of Vibrio ishigakensis contains these coding sequences:
- a CDS encoding ArsC family reductase has product MSVIMYGIPNCDTIKKAKKWLQEQNIEFEFHDYRKQGVDEELVAEFCKFLGWEQVLNKRGTTYRQLSDEQKQSLSESTAIPLLVEHPAMIKRPIIRIGDLLHIGFKAEQYRDIFHI; this is encoded by the coding sequence ATGAGCGTAATTATGTATGGTATCCCTAACTGCGATACCATTAAGAAGGCCAAGAAGTGGCTTCAAGAGCAGAATATCGAATTTGAATTTCACGATTACCGCAAACAAGGTGTCGATGAAGAGTTGGTTGCTGAGTTCTGCAAGTTCCTGGGCTGGGAACAAGTGCTAAACAAACGTGGCACAACCTACCGTCAACTGAGTGACGAGCAAAAGCAAAGCTTAAGCGAAAGCACCGCTATTCCCCTATTGGTAGAACACCCTGCCATGATTAAGCGTCCAATCATCCGTATTGGCGATCTACTGCATATCGGCTTTAAGGCTGAGCAGTACCGAGACATTTTCCACATTTAG
- the dapE gene encoding succinyl-diaminopimelate desuccinylase, which translates to MQVSPVLELAKDLISRKSVTPEDAGCQPLMIERLKALGFEIEVMHFEDTLNLWARRGTQAPLFAFAGHTDVVPAGNLDHWNTAPFEPQVIDGYLYGRGAADMKGSLAAMVVAVEEFIAKNPDHKGSIAFLITSDEEGPFINGTTRVVDTLMERNEIIDMCIVGEPSSTDHVGDVVKNGRRGSFTGELTVKGIQGHVAYPHIAKNPIHLALPALTELSQIEWDQGNDFFPPTSFQFPNLNGGTGASNVIPGEVHAMFNLRYSTEITHEEIKERVYEVLNKYDFDYEMKWTLNGEPFLTGTGDLLDAVVDAVAKVNGQEPQLLTTGGTSDGRFIAKMGGQVIELGPVNATIHKVNECVKAEDLDLLAKMYENVLENLLAK; encoded by the coding sequence ATGCAAGTAAGTCCTGTTTTAGAGCTGGCTAAGGACCTTATCAGCCGCAAATCTGTTACTCCAGAAGATGCGGGTTGTCAGCCGTTAATGATTGAGCGTTTAAAGGCGCTGGGTTTTGAGATTGAAGTGATGCACTTCGAGGACACCCTTAACCTTTGGGCTCGTCGCGGTACACAGGCACCGCTATTCGCCTTTGCAGGTCACACAGATGTGGTTCCAGCCGGCAATCTTGACCACTGGAATACTGCACCGTTCGAGCCACAAGTCATCGATGGTTATCTGTATGGTCGTGGCGCAGCCGATATGAAAGGCTCTCTAGCGGCTATGGTAGTTGCTGTTGAAGAGTTCATCGCTAAAAACCCTGACCACAAAGGCTCTATCGCGTTTTTGATCACCTCAGATGAGGAAGGGCCATTTATCAATGGTACTACCCGTGTGGTAGACACCCTGATGGAGCGTAATGAGATCATCGATATGTGTATCGTGGGTGAACCATCGAGCACAGACCATGTGGGTGATGTAGTGAAAAATGGCCGCCGCGGCTCTTTCACCGGTGAGCTAACCGTTAAAGGTATTCAAGGTCATGTTGCCTATCCGCATATCGCGAAGAACCCTATCCATCTTGCGCTACCGGCACTGACTGAGCTCAGCCAAATCGAATGGGACCAAGGCAATGACTTCTTCCCACCGACAAGCTTCCAGTTCCCGAACCTAAATGGTGGCACAGGTGCAAGCAACGTTATCCCTGGTGAAGTTCATGCCATGTTTAACCTAAGATACAGCACAGAGATCACCCACGAGGAAATCAAAGAGCGCGTATACGAGGTACTAAACAAGTACGACTTCGACTACGAGATGAAGTGGACCCTAAACGGCGAACCTTTCCTAACCGGTACCGGTGACCTACTAGACGCAGTAGTAGATGCTGTAGCTAAGGTTAACGGTCAAGAGCCGCAACTGCTAACCACAGGTGGCACCTCAGATGGTCGCTTTATCGCTAAGATGGGTGGTCAGGTTATCGAACTAGGTCCTGTTAACGCAACTATCCACAAGGTGAACGAATGCGTTAAGGCAGAAGATCTCGACCTTCTAGCGAAGATGTACGAAAACGTACTTGAAAACCTACTAGCAAAATAA
- a CDS encoding M15 family metallopeptidase codes for MSNQSPWLDAQLTGLCDSHLRELQLPEQQVLAHIDVASDLQALVEAAYAEGFELSVASGFRDFKRQKAIWDGKFTGLRPIQDSDGNPLDANALTAQEKLKAILRWSALPGGSRHHWGTDFDVYAKNHLPQDTKLQLEPWEYLRGHQASFYTWLKKNAPRFGFFFPYEKDKGGVAVEPWHISHKGISSAAMSTYSEAVLSAALLKHPVEGLDTVLEQLNTIYTQYIINISTD; via the coding sequence ATGAGTAATCAATCCCCTTGGCTCGATGCCCAGCTTACCGGTTTGTGTGACTCTCACCTAAGGGAGTTGCAACTGCCGGAACAACAAGTGTTAGCCCATATAGACGTGGCATCAGATCTGCAAGCACTTGTAGAGGCCGCCTATGCTGAGGGGTTTGAGCTTTCCGTTGCCAGTGGCTTTCGAGACTTTAAGCGTCAGAAAGCCATCTGGGATGGTAAATTCACCGGTCTGCGCCCTATTCAGGATTCAGACGGTAACCCTCTCGATGCCAATGCGTTAACAGCACAAGAGAAACTTAAGGCTATCCTGCGTTGGTCTGCCCTACCCGGTGGCAGTCGCCATCATTGGGGTACAGACTTTGATGTGTATGCCAAGAATCACCTTCCGCAGGACACGAAACTGCAGCTCGAGCCGTGGGAATACCTCCGCGGACATCAAGCAAGCTTCTACACCTGGCTGAAGAAAAATGCCCCTCGTTTTGGATTCTTCTTTCCGTACGAAAAAGACAAAGGCGGGGTTGCTGTAGAGCCCTGGCATATCAGCCACAAAGGAATATCCTCAGCGGCTATGTCAACATACAGCGAAGCGGTTTTGTCTGCAGCACTGCTAAAGCACCCTGTCGAAGGCCTTGATACTGTGCTTGAACAGCTAAATACCATCTACACTCAATATATCATCAACATTTCAACGGATTAG